One Anas platyrhynchos isolate ZD024472 breed Pekin duck chromosome 10, IASCAAS_PekinDuck_T2T, whole genome shotgun sequence genomic window carries:
- the LOC106019835 gene encoding G-protein coupled receptor 12 — MLHGPGALGGPWQPPQQQQQRLPGLGTASVPSAWPSAAAAAAAGGGPVPATPGGGGGGGDGDGGGGGAGGGGAPAGGGVGGPVSPWDIALCATGTAVAAENALVLAVLFYTPSLRAPTFVLIGSLALADLLAGLGLVGNFAVRYLLRPPSEAAELGAAGLLLAAFSASVCSLLAITVDRYLSLYNALTYHSERTLGFTCATVLLMWALCLGVGLLPLLGWNCLREPSACSVLRPVTKDNAAVLAVAFLLLFALMLQLYLQICKIAFRHAQQIAVQHQFIATAQATSTRKGLSTLSLILGTFALCWIPLAIYSLVADSSYPAVYTYSLALPATCNSLINPIIYAFRNPDIQKSLWLACCGCVPSAFSSRPRTSSDV, encoded by the coding sequence ATGCTGCACGGCCCCGGCGCCCTGGGGGGGCCGTGGCAgcccccgcagcagcagcagcagcggctccCGGGGCTCGGCACCGCCTCGGTGCCCAGCGCTTGGccctcggcggcggcggcggcggctgcgggggggggcccGGTCCCGGCGACCccgggaggcggcggaggaggaggcgacggcgacggcggcggaggaggagcaggaggagggggggcCCCGGCCGGGGGCGGCGTGGGGGGCCCGGTGAGCCCTTGGGACATCGCTCTGTGCGCCACGGGCACGGCGGTGGCGGCGGAGAACGCGCTGGTGCTGGCGGTGCTGTTCTACACGCCCAGCCTGCGGGCTCCCACCTTCGTGCTGATCGGCAGCCTGGCGCTGGCCGACCTGCtggccgggctggggctggtgggcaACTTCGCCGTGCGCTACCTGCTGCGGCCCCCCAGCGAGGCGGCGGagctgggggcggcggggctgctgctggccgccTTCTCCGCCTCGGtctgcagcctgctggccaTCACGGTGGACCGCTACCTGTCCCTCTACAACGCGCTCACCTACCACAGCGAGCGCACCCTGGGCTTCACCTGCGCCACGGTGCTGCTGATGTGGGCCCTGTGCCTGGGCGTggggctgctgccgctgctgggCTGGAACTGCCTGCGGGAGCCCAGCGCCTGCAGCGTGCTGCGCCCCGTCACCAAGGACAACGCGGCCGTGCTGGCCGtggccttcctgctgctcttcGCCCTGATGCTGCAGCTCTACCTGCAGATCTGCAAGATCGCCTTCCGGCACGCCCAGCAGATCGCCGTGCAGCACCAGTTCATCGCCACGGCGCAGGCCACCTCCACCCGCAAAGGGCTCTCCACGCTCTCGCTCATCCTCGGCACCTTCGCCCTGTGCTGGATCCCCCTGGCCATCTACTCGCTGGTGGCCGACTCCAGCTACCCCGCCGTCTACACCTACTCCCTGGCGCTGCCCGCCACCTGCAACTCCCTCATCAACCCCATCATCTACGCCTTCCGCAACCCCGACATCCAGAAGTCGCTCTGGCTGGCCTGCTGCGGCTGCGTCCCCTCCGCCTTCTCCTCCAGGCCAAGGACGTCCAGCGACGTGTGA
- the LOC101794906 gene encoding ubiquitin carboxyl-terminal hydrolase 12 isoform X1, translating to MEALMTVRRLASICTMGANASALEKEIGPEQFPVNEHYFGLVNFGNTCYCNSVLQALYFCRPFREKVLAYKVQPRKKESLLTCLSDLFNSIATQKKKVGVIPPKKFISRLRKENELFDNYMQQDAHEFLNYLLNTIADLLQEEKKQEKQNGKLQNGSIESEEGEKTDLTWVHEIFQGTLTNETRCLNCEAVSSKDEDFLDLSVDVEQNTSITHCLRGFSNTETLCSEYKYYCEQCRSKQEAQKRMRVKKLPMILALHLKRFKYMDQLHRYTKLSYRVVFPLELRLFNTSGDATNPDRMYDLVAVVVHCGSGPNRGHYITIVKSHGFWLLFDDDIVEKIDAQAIEEFYGLTSDISKNSESGYILFYQSRD from the exons GGCGCCAATGCCTCTGCTTTGGAGAAAGAGATTGGTCCTGAACAGTTCCCTGTGAATGAGCATTACTTTGGCTTGGTCAAT TTCGGCAATACCTGCTACTGCAACTCAGTCTTACAGGCACTTTATTTTTGTCGGCCATTTCGGGAAAAAGTTTTGGCGTACAAAGTGCAGCCTCGAAAGAAGGAAAGCCTCCTGACATGCCTCTCTGATCTCTTCAACAGTATTGCTACGCAAAAGAAGAAGGTGGGAGTCATCCCACCCAAGAAATTTATTTCCCGattgaggaaagaaaatg AATTGTTTGATAATTATATGCAGCAGGATGCACATGAATTCCTGAACTACCTACTTAACACTATTGCTGACTTActgcaagaagagaaaaagcaggagAAGCAGAATGGCAAGCTCCAGAATGGCAGCATTGAGAgtgaagaaggggaaaagacTGATCTGACGTGGGTCCATGAAATCTTCCAAGGAACACTAACCAATGAAACCAGATGTCTTAACTGTGAGGCT gttagTAGCAAAGATGAGGACTTTCTGGATCTGTCGGTTGATGTGGAACAAAATACATCAATTACACACTGTCTAAG AGGGTTTAGTAATACTGAAACTCTATGCAGTGAATATAAATACTATTGTGAGCAGTGCCGCAGTAAacaggaagcacagaaaag aatgaGAGTGAAAAAGTTGCCCATGATTCTAGCTCTGCACTTAAAAAGGTTCAAATACATGGACCAGCTGCATCGATACACCAAACTTTCCTACCGTGTAGTCTTTCCCTTGGAGCTCCGGCTCTTTAACACTTCAGGAGATGCTACAAATCCTGACAGAATGTATGACCTTGTGGCTGTAGTTGTTCACTGTGGCAG TGGTCCAAATCGTGGACATTATATCACCATTGTGAAGAGCCATGGCTTTTGGTTGCTGTTTGATGATGACATTGTAGAG aaaattgaTGCCCAGGCCATTGAAGAGTTCTATGGGTTAACATCAGACATTTCCAAAAACTCAGAGTCTGGATATATCCTCTTCTACCAGTCAAGAGACTAA
- the LOC101794906 gene encoding ubiquitin carboxyl-terminal hydrolase 12 isoform X4 has translation MSITLAWSIIATQKKKVGVIPPKKFISRLRKENELFDNYMQQDAHEFLNYLLNTIADLLQEEKKQEKQNGKLQNGSIESEEGEKTDLTWVHEIFQGTLTNETRCLNCEAVSSKDEDFLDLSVDVEQNTSITHCLRGFSNTETLCSEYKYYCEQCRSKQEAQKRMRVKKLPMILALHLKRFKYMDQLHRYTKLSYRVVFPLELRLFNTSGDATNPDRMYDLVAVVVHCGSGPNRGHYITIVKSHGFWLLFDDDIVEKIDAQAIEEFYGLTSDISKNSESGYILFYQSRD, from the exons ATGAGCATTACTTTGGCTTGGTCAAT TATTGCTACGCAAAAGAAGAAGGTGGGAGTCATCCCACCCAAGAAATTTATTTCCCGattgaggaaagaaaatg AATTGTTTGATAATTATATGCAGCAGGATGCACATGAATTCCTGAACTACCTACTTAACACTATTGCTGACTTActgcaagaagagaaaaagcaggagAAGCAGAATGGCAAGCTCCAGAATGGCAGCATTGAGAgtgaagaaggggaaaagacTGATCTGACGTGGGTCCATGAAATCTTCCAAGGAACACTAACCAATGAAACCAGATGTCTTAACTGTGAGGCT gttagTAGCAAAGATGAGGACTTTCTGGATCTGTCGGTTGATGTGGAACAAAATACATCAATTACACACTGTCTAAG AGGGTTTAGTAATACTGAAACTCTATGCAGTGAATATAAATACTATTGTGAGCAGTGCCGCAGTAAacaggaagcacagaaaag aatgaGAGTGAAAAAGTTGCCCATGATTCTAGCTCTGCACTTAAAAAGGTTCAAATACATGGACCAGCTGCATCGATACACCAAACTTTCCTACCGTGTAGTCTTTCCCTTGGAGCTCCGGCTCTTTAACACTTCAGGAGATGCTACAAATCCTGACAGAATGTATGACCTTGTGGCTGTAGTTGTTCACTGTGGCAG TGGTCCAAATCGTGGACATTATATCACCATTGTGAAGAGCCATGGCTTTTGGTTGCTGTTTGATGATGACATTGTAGAG aaaattgaTGCCCAGGCCATTGAAGAGTTCTATGGGTTAACATCAGACATTTCCAAAAACTCAGAGTCTGGATATATCCTCTTCTACCAGTCAAGAGACTAA
- the LOC101794906 gene encoding ubiquitin carboxyl-terminal hydrolase 12 isoform X2, which translates to MRVNGANASALEKEIGPEQFPVNEHYFGLVNFGNTCYCNSVLQALYFCRPFREKVLAYKVQPRKKESLLTCLSDLFNSIATQKKKVGVIPPKKFISRLRKENELFDNYMQQDAHEFLNYLLNTIADLLQEEKKQEKQNGKLQNGSIESEEGEKTDLTWVHEIFQGTLTNETRCLNCEAVSSKDEDFLDLSVDVEQNTSITHCLRGFSNTETLCSEYKYYCEQCRSKQEAQKRMRVKKLPMILALHLKRFKYMDQLHRYTKLSYRVVFPLELRLFNTSGDATNPDRMYDLVAVVVHCGSGPNRGHYITIVKSHGFWLLFDDDIVEKIDAQAIEEFYGLTSDISKNSESGYILFYQSRD; encoded by the exons GGCGCCAATGCCTCTGCTTTGGAGAAAGAGATTGGTCCTGAACAGTTCCCTGTGAATGAGCATTACTTTGGCTTGGTCAAT TTCGGCAATACCTGCTACTGCAACTCAGTCTTACAGGCACTTTATTTTTGTCGGCCATTTCGGGAAAAAGTTTTGGCGTACAAAGTGCAGCCTCGAAAGAAGGAAAGCCTCCTGACATGCCTCTCTGATCTCTTCAACAGTATTGCTACGCAAAAGAAGAAGGTGGGAGTCATCCCACCCAAGAAATTTATTTCCCGattgaggaaagaaaatg AATTGTTTGATAATTATATGCAGCAGGATGCACATGAATTCCTGAACTACCTACTTAACACTATTGCTGACTTActgcaagaagagaaaaagcaggagAAGCAGAATGGCAAGCTCCAGAATGGCAGCATTGAGAgtgaagaaggggaaaagacTGATCTGACGTGGGTCCATGAAATCTTCCAAGGAACACTAACCAATGAAACCAGATGTCTTAACTGTGAGGCT gttagTAGCAAAGATGAGGACTTTCTGGATCTGTCGGTTGATGTGGAACAAAATACATCAATTACACACTGTCTAAG AGGGTTTAGTAATACTGAAACTCTATGCAGTGAATATAAATACTATTGTGAGCAGTGCCGCAGTAAacaggaagcacagaaaag aatgaGAGTGAAAAAGTTGCCCATGATTCTAGCTCTGCACTTAAAAAGGTTCAAATACATGGACCAGCTGCATCGATACACCAAACTTTCCTACCGTGTAGTCTTTCCCTTGGAGCTCCGGCTCTTTAACACTTCAGGAGATGCTACAAATCCTGACAGAATGTATGACCTTGTGGCTGTAGTTGTTCACTGTGGCAG TGGTCCAAATCGTGGACATTATATCACCATTGTGAAGAGCCATGGCTTTTGGTTGCTGTTTGATGATGACATTGTAGAG aaaattgaTGCCCAGGCCATTGAAGAGTTCTATGGGTTAACATCAGACATTTCCAAAAACTCAGAGTCTGGATATATCCTCTTCTACCAGTCAAGAGACTAA
- the LOC101794906 gene encoding ubiquitin carboxyl-terminal hydrolase 12 isoform X3 — protein MGANASALEKEIGPEQFPVNEHYFGLVNFGNTCYCNSVLQALYFCRPFREKVLAYKVQPRKKESLLTCLSDLFNSIATQKKKVGVIPPKKFISRLRKENELFDNYMQQDAHEFLNYLLNTIADLLQEEKKQEKQNGKLQNGSIESEEGEKTDLTWVHEIFQGTLTNETRCLNCEAVSSKDEDFLDLSVDVEQNTSITHCLRGFSNTETLCSEYKYYCEQCRSKQEAQKRMRVKKLPMILALHLKRFKYMDQLHRYTKLSYRVVFPLELRLFNTSGDATNPDRMYDLVAVVVHCGSGPNRGHYITIVKSHGFWLLFDDDIVEKIDAQAIEEFYGLTSDISKNSESGYILFYQSRD, from the exons ATG GGCGCCAATGCCTCTGCTTTGGAGAAAGAGATTGGTCCTGAACAGTTCCCTGTGAATGAGCATTACTTTGGCTTGGTCAAT TTCGGCAATACCTGCTACTGCAACTCAGTCTTACAGGCACTTTATTTTTGTCGGCCATTTCGGGAAAAAGTTTTGGCGTACAAAGTGCAGCCTCGAAAGAAGGAAAGCCTCCTGACATGCCTCTCTGATCTCTTCAACAGTATTGCTACGCAAAAGAAGAAGGTGGGAGTCATCCCACCCAAGAAATTTATTTCCCGattgaggaaagaaaatg AATTGTTTGATAATTATATGCAGCAGGATGCACATGAATTCCTGAACTACCTACTTAACACTATTGCTGACTTActgcaagaagagaaaaagcaggagAAGCAGAATGGCAAGCTCCAGAATGGCAGCATTGAGAgtgaagaaggggaaaagacTGATCTGACGTGGGTCCATGAAATCTTCCAAGGAACACTAACCAATGAAACCAGATGTCTTAACTGTGAGGCT gttagTAGCAAAGATGAGGACTTTCTGGATCTGTCGGTTGATGTGGAACAAAATACATCAATTACACACTGTCTAAG AGGGTTTAGTAATACTGAAACTCTATGCAGTGAATATAAATACTATTGTGAGCAGTGCCGCAGTAAacaggaagcacagaaaag aatgaGAGTGAAAAAGTTGCCCATGATTCTAGCTCTGCACTTAAAAAGGTTCAAATACATGGACCAGCTGCATCGATACACCAAACTTTCCTACCGTGTAGTCTTTCCCTTGGAGCTCCGGCTCTTTAACACTTCAGGAGATGCTACAAATCCTGACAGAATGTATGACCTTGTGGCTGTAGTTGTTCACTGTGGCAG TGGTCCAAATCGTGGACATTATATCACCATTGTGAAGAGCCATGGCTTTTGGTTGCTGTTTGATGATGACATTGTAGAG aaaattgaTGCCCAGGCCATTGAAGAGTTCTATGGGTTAACATCAGACATTTCCAAAAACTCAGAGTCTGGATATATCCTCTTCTACCAGTCAAGAGACTAA